Below is a window of Phycisphaerae bacterium DNA.
CTCCGCCTACCTGGTGGGCAATGACCGAGTGCCGCTTCGAGCCGAGGTGAAGTTCTCGAACGGCGAGATCGTATTCGACACCCGATCGCGCGGGGCGGCTGCGCTGGCGATTTTGTGGCCGGTGGCCGGCGTCGGCCGGGTGATGCTCGAGACGCCGCGGCTTCAGGAGCGAAAGACTCCGTACAATCTGAATGTGGAACTGGCCCGGGGGCAACTGATGCGGATCGCGCAGAAGCGCGAGGACTGGGGGCTGTATGATTTCGCCGAAGGTGCGGCGCTGTACAAGAAGGTTGATGCGGCTCGCCAGATACTCGTGGCGGCGCTGACGGCGGAAGACGAATCGTCCGCGTCGCGCCATGCGGATGAATGCCTCTCCGCCGGCGTTCGCGTGGGCGAGGAACTGACCGCACTTCATGCGCAGGTTTTTCTCGGCAGGCGCGGGGAGACGGGCCAATTCAGCAAACGTACGTTCGGGTGCCGGGTCGATCCCAGCCAGTCGTCAGAGGCGTTTCTGAAGTGCTTTGGCGAGGGCTTCGATTTCGCGGTGCTTCCGTTTTCATGGTCATCGATCGAGCCGCAGGATGGATCTCCGAAGCCGTCGAACATGGACGGCCTGTTGAAGACGCTGTGGCAGCGGCGCGTCGCCCTGTGGGCGGCCTCGCTGGTGTCGCTCGATCCGGTTCAGTTGCCGGGGTGGGTTCAGAAATCCGGCCGCGACTTTGAGAAGTTCCGTGAATACGTGACCCGACACGTTCGGCATGTGCTGAAGACCTACGGTCCGTATGTTCAGGCATGGGAAGTGATCAGCGCGGCTCATGCATACAACTCGATGGGCTTCACCTTCGAGCAGATCATGGACCTGACGCGGATCACCGCCCTGCTTGTCAAGCAGATGTCACCGAAGTCTCAGTCGATCATCGGCATCGTGCAGCCCTGGGGTGAGTACTATGCGAGGGACGCGCGAACGATTCCCCCGTCGCTGTACGCCGAGATGGCGGTTCAGAGCGGCATCAACTTCGATGCGTTCGGTCTTGAAATTCGGTTTGGGACTGACGAGCCGGGCGGTTGTGTCCGCGATCTTCTGCAGATATCGAGCCTGCTCGATCGATTCGGCACGCTGGGCAAACCGGTGCATATCACGGCAGCCGGCGTGCCGTCCGGACGATCATCGTCGAATGACGGCCAATGGCACGGCGAATGGTCGCCCGAGCTTCAGGGGGAATGGCTGCGTGAGTTCTGTCGCATCGCGCTGTCGAAGCCGTTTGTGGAGTCGATCGCGTGCATGCGACTAGCGGACGGGGCGGACCCGAACGGCGTCGTCGATTTGAACGGCGCGGCGAAGCCGGCCTATCAGGAGATTCTCAAGATTCGCCGCCAGATCGGCGGGAACTCCTGAGCCGGACGCTTTTGAATACAGATCTATTTAAGCGTCCGTTTCACTTATGCAGCAGGCTCATGACTTCGGCACGGGTGGCCGAATTTTCCGCACAAACTCCGCGAATGGCTGATGTGACCATGACGCTGCCGGGCTTCTTCACGCCGCGACAGGTCATACATGTGTGAACGGCCTCAATGACGACGGCGGCTCCCTGCGCCGCGAGTTCGGACATGATGACATCGGCGATCTGGGTTGTCAGCCGTTCCTGCACCTGCGGTCTTAGCGCGTAAGCGTCGACGACGCGGGCGAGCTTTGAGAGGCCGACAACTTTTCCATCGGGGAGATAGGCGACATGGGCTTTGCCTTCGAAGGGCATGAGGTGGTGCTCGCACATGGAGTTGAAAGGGATATCGCGAAGGACGACCAACTCGTCGTACTTTTCGGTGAAGACCGTCATCAGGAGTGATCTGGGGTCCTGGCGGAGTCCGCTGAACAACTCCTCGTACATTCGTGCAACGCGTGCGGGCGTGTCGCGGAGTCCTTCGCGATCCGGATTGTCTCCGATGGCGGCGAGAATCTCGCGGACCGCGCGAGCGATCCGCTCCTTGTCGATCTTGAAATCTGCGGGACAAACCTGACCCATGGGGAGCTCCTCGGGAGACTATCGTGCCCGCGACCGCCGTGTTTGGGGGTGGCCGTGGCGCAAGGGTGATCGACGATCAGCCGTATTTTTCGGATGTCGCCAGGTCGAAACCAGCGTGTTCGGGATTGTAGCCGACGCGGCGATACTCAGCTCTGCACCGATAGCAGACGGTTACGCTGGGCACGACAAGATAGATGATTGCGTCCACGAGAACCAGCGATGCCAACACGACAAAGGTCATCGGAATGTTCTTCATGTAGTAGAAGCAGGACGCGATGATTCCGAAGACGATGACGAGGATCAGTCCGAGGCGCTGCGGAAAATCCTTGCGTATGAAAAACTCCCTGCCCGGACAGCAAGCGCACCGAACGACGCGGCGCTCGTCGCCCAACTCGGTTGGGACATCCGCTGTTGTGAGCTTGCCGCATCGCGGGCATTTCAATTCGCGAGGCCCGACGCTAGCCGGCTCGAACATAATCGGCGCGCGACACTCCGGATCCGGGCATCGCATTCGGATGGTCACGGCGCGAGATTTTTCGGCGGCGGGTTTCACAGCGCCCATCCCTCCGTTCGCGAGAGAAATTGCGCTGTCAGTTCGCCAAAGAAGATGAAGAGCATGGAGAGATAGTACAGGGCAGTGGCCGACTGCGTGGCCCGGCGTTTCACGCAATCCCAGATCATGTATGCGAACACGCCTGCGACCAGCAGTCCGACGCCAAGGCGCACCGACAGCGCGAGCCATGTGTAAATCTCGCCGAGAGAAGGCCACGCGCCGGCCCACGCGCGCGGCGAAAGCATCGCAATCACCCAGAGCACGCGTGCCGCGAACAGGGCGATATATATCCTGGTGATCCATCGAAGCGGCGCAATCGGCATGCCGGTATCCGTAAGGTACCGGTGACCCAGCAGCATGGCCGCGGTCGCGACGCCGAGCAGACCCGCTCCGAGAAAGGCGCTGAATGCCAGCTCCGCGCCGCTGAGCCAGGTTGCGTGACTGATGTGTTCGGCACCTGGTCGCGTCGGATTCGGCGAAGCGTTGGCGATCGCCAGGGATAATGCGGCAGTGAGGCAGGCGAGGCCGGCGGCGGCGGCGTAGGCGCGCTGACTGTTTCGAACAGTTTCGCCTTGCGATGCGTTCACGAAGAGCCAGCCGAAACCCGCCGCCAACCCAGCGATCAGCAGGATGGCGGCCGGATGTTGCAGGGCATCGAGCGGTGCGCCGAATTCCAGAAGGTTGAAGACGAGGGCGAGCATCGCGATCGAGCACGAGACGATGCACATCAGGCGGAGGTATCGCCAGCCGGTCTGCCTGATTGCAGAAACCGCGACGGCCAGGAAACAGCCAGCGGCATACTGGGCCAGGAAGGCGGGAAACATCGAAAAGCGGACACCGGATCGCGCTGCTTATTGGACGGCCCACGAAGCGCATCGGCGGCCGCTGCGTCGGCGCGCGTCAGACGCAGGAGGGGAGATGATACCGCGCGCCGATCGGCAGGGCCACGCGTGATCAGGGTCTGGTCACGCGTGCGGTCTCGATGAACTCTCGAACGGAGTCGTCATGAGTGATGTCGGCGAGATACTCGCTGAGCAGTCGACGCCCTTCGTCGCGTCGGCCTGAGAAATAATGAATAAATCCGAGCAGGAATTTCGAATCGCTGTCGTCGGGGTTGGCCGCGACATGATCCGAGAGCATTCGGAGGTGAGCGGGAAAATCCGCTTCAACGCCGTAGGCCGCTCGCAGATCGAATGCCGACGTGGCCAGTGACGGTGAGCGGGCGACGCCGCGCCGAATGGCTATTGACGCATCCGTGTAGGCACCGAGGGAATATTCCGCCAGTCCCAGCGCGATCCGTACGCTCGGATCGTCACCGTCCCACACGATTGCCCGGATGTACTCCTCGCGGGCTTCGTCGTATCGGCCGAGTTCGAAGGCTCGATCCCCACGACCGAGGGCCTCACCGATTCTGACGGCAGCGGGATCGACGGTTGGTGCCGAGGGCGTGGCATGTATCTCGGCTTCGCCCGGGGCCGTTCCGGGTTGGGAAGCGTCGGTGTGACGGGTTCCGAAATCGTTCAGCGCTCGATCCTGGAGCGCGGCCTGGCTTCGCTGATATTGATCGAATGCGGCGGCCTCGTAGGCTTCCGCTTCCTGTTCGGTGATTTCAACATCGGTGGAGAGCGGTGCGAACACATCTTCGTCGTAGTAGATGTCGGACGCGGAGCCGCCGATGCTGATGATGGTGGATCCGCCGTAGATCGGATAGCGCCAGGCGTACCCGCCGTAGTTGAAATAGCCGCCGCCGAAACCAAATCCCGGGCCGCAGTAGCCGCCGCGCGGGAAGTACCGATAGCTGGGCTGGCAGCCGACGATCGATCCGACTCGCCTGGGTTCGCCGATGCAGCCGTTTCGAATCGGCAATCCTGTGAAACCGCCGACGCGCCGCGGATTTGACCAGTTATTAATTCGCGATTCGGTTGGGCCGCAGGCGCTGACCGCGCCCAGATTGCGTCCGCCAATCGGCTGCCCGGCTCGATAGGTACTGCGGTAGCCGGCGGGCCGCTCCGACGGTCGAATGGCCTGGCCTGTGACGCCGAGGCCATTTCGGTTGACGCCGAACGGGCGCGCCGGGGAGACGACTGCCGGCGAGTTTGAATGAGAATGAGATTGATTGGAGCGGACCACGCCGTTTGGCGATCCACCCTGCCTCGTCTGAAATGCGCCTTGCGCGGAGGCCCATGACGAAGAGCCTATGCGGCTCGGCGGTCGTGTGGAAGTAGTTTGGCCACTAATCGCACGCGGACTGCGAGCCAAGGTCTGACCGGTTCCGCCGTTGCCGAATGATTGGGTAATCGACGTGGTTCGCGGCTGCGTTCGAATGACGCCGGAACCGAGCGACTGGCCTCGCGTGACACCGGGCGCGGACCGGACCTGGCGCGGCGCGGAGGCGAAACTGTGGGATGAACGACCGATGTTACCGCCGGAACGGCGGACGCTCGTGGCCTGATTTCCACCGGAGCGGCGGATGCTCGTAGCCTGATTTCCGCCGGAGCGTGCGCCGCGCGACTGGCCCCACGCGAGCGTCGCGTCTCCGCAGAGCATCAATAAGGCTGCGAGGGCGAGCAGAAATGGGGTCGGATGGCGTCGGTTGGTGAACATGGCAGACTCCTTAAATCCCGGATTGCGAGCAGAAGGCGGAATGTCATCCATGACTTTAGACACATCTTATCGCGTTCTGGTTAGTGGATTCAATTTGGCGGGCTGAATGTGGGCCATTGCCGACCGACTGCGGTCCCATACGGGCCGTAGTCGCGCCAGACGGGGATGGGGACGGGAGCGACGCCGGAAGGCCGGAATCCGCTATAATGGCGAATTCGCCGAGCGAAGTGACCCGCCGGCCATGGAGTGCTCCCGCGTGACGATGCCCAGTGTTTCATTCGTGTCCCTTGGCTGCCCCAAGAACCTGGTTGACTCCGAGAAGATGCTCGGGATGCTTGCGGAGGCGGGTTGCCCGATCGTGGGCGGCGACACGGGGACCGGCGACGTGATGATCGTCAACACCTGCGGATTCCTGGCGGCATCGCGCGATGAGGCCGTCGGGATACTCCGCGAAGCGGCGGAGCAGAAGAATCGCGGTGAGATCAAGCGTCTCGTGGTTGCCGGATGCCTGGTGCAGCGTGACGGGCGCGGCCTTCTGGAAGACGTGCCGGAGATCGACGCGCTGGTCGGGGTTCACAATCGGGCGGATATCGTCCGGGCGGTGACGGGTGTGCATCTCAGCCGTCCCGGTCGCGGCGCCACGGCGAAGACGCCGGCGTCGACCGGAACCACCTCCGGTCGGACTGCGGCCGCGTCCACCGGCGGACGCACCGGGAGCGGCGACCTTTTTCTTGGCGAATACCACGCGAATTCGTGGATCGGCGCGAACAAATCGGACCGGGCGCGGCTTCGCCTGACGCCGGTTCACTACGCATATCTTCGCATGAGCGAAGGCTGCAATCAGAAATGCACTTTCTGCACAATTCCATCGATTCGGGGGCCGATGCACAGCAAGTCCGTTCGAGAGATCATGGCGGAAGCGCGTGAGCTGATCACCGACGGCGCGGTCGAGATCAATCTGCTCGGGCAGGACACGACGAGCTACGGCACGGACATCGCGTATGAGCCCGGTCTGAGCGGGCTGCTCCGAAAGCTGAACACGCTGGAGGGCGTTGAGTGGATTCGTCTGATGTATGCCTATCCGAGCGACTTCACCGACGACATGATCGAAGCGATTGCAGACTGTGAGAAGGTGGCGAAGTACATCGACATGCCGCTTCAACACATCAGTGACCGGGTGCTCAAGTCGATGCATCGGCGCGTGACGCGCAAGCAGACCGAATCACTCCTGGCGAGATTGCGTGAGCGAATTCCGGGCGTTTCGATTCGAACAACCTTCATCGCGGGCTTTCCCGGGGAGACCGACGCGGAACACCGGGAATTGCGGGAATTCATCCGCGAGTTCGGCTTTGACATGCTCGGCGTATTTCCATACAGCAACGAGCCGGGCACGCCGGCCCACCGCATGAAGGGTCATCTGCCGCCCGCACTGATCCAGGAACGGGTTGAGGACCTGATGCTGACGCAACAGGAGGTCGCATTCAAGCGGGCGTCGGCGAGACGAGGCGAACGGCTCCGTGTGATGATCGACAGCTTCGGTGCGCGCGGGGTGTATCTGGCGCGGCACGAGGGACAGGCGCCGGACGTGGACAGCGTGGTCCACGTGGACGGTGGCGAGTACGATCCGGGACAGTTTGTCGACGTGAAGATCACGGGCAGCCGGGCGTATGATCTTCTGGCGAAACCGATCGTGAAGGGGCTTCCGATACTCGGTCACTGACGGGCCGGGTAGAATCCGCCGGAGCATGGGGCCTTCAGACGGCAAAGGCCCAGTGCCAGTAGAAGATCACCAGAAGGATGAGGCTGTATGCGGCAATTCCGGCCAGTTCTCGTTTGAACCGAGAAATCCTCATTCGTAGCAGCAGGACCACGGCGTATTTTCGAACGACCTGCGCTTTCTTGTCACTGCCGACCAGGCTGCCCGCGATGAAGAGCAGCGACCGCACGGTGACAACGACGGCATAGACGGCGCACAGCGTGGTCAACAGCAGGCGATAGAGTTCAAACACGTCCCGATCGAACAGGTTCACGATCCGCACTCCGCGGTCAGTCGAGGTCAACAGGCTCGAAGCGTGGTCGCCGGAGTTCCCTTCCGGTCGGCGCGGTTAAGACCAACTGACAGGTTCCGGCTTGGTCCTTCATGGGAAAATAGTCGCAGGTGTATTCTTCGGCGTGAGTCCGCTTCGCCCATCAGGAAGAATCTCATCACGTCGTCATGGGGTCGGCCACGAACAGCGCGACGTTCCCCGAATCACTCTGATTGGATGTGTCTTCTTTGTCGCTCGATCCAGCCCGCAGCCCGGTCGGTGTTCGGCATCTGCATTCCCATCACGGCGAGCAGAAGACCCGTCGCTACGAGAGAGAGCGGGCGGCCCTCGATGAAAAAACCGATCACGTTGAAGAACGCGCCACCTTCCAACATGGCCGCGACAACGATATTACGAATGAAATACGCATTCAGGAACGGCACGGGGTCGTCGGTACGGACCGCGCTGGCCTTCAGCTTCTGTCGGAAGGCGGAATCCATCGAACCGGGCAGGACAAAGCTCATCAGCAAAGTCATGGCACCGACGCCAGCGGCCACGTAGGTAATCAGCGGGGTCGCGAATTCGGCCGGCTGCCCCGCCGTCTGGGAACTGCGCACGAACATCAGGACACCCGCGGCCATCAGGACGCCCATTATCAGGGCGAGGTCGATCAGCATCAGTGTTTTCACCGCGCTGATCAAACGTGGATGATTGCGAAGCTCATTCATTTCCGAACTCTCCGCCCCCCTGGTTCGGCCGCGTCGCACACGACGGGGCTTACTCGCCGAGGACCTGGACGATGATCGTGCGCTGCCGCGGCTGCGTATCGAAATCGATCAGGACGATCTGCTGCCATGTGCCCAAACTCGGCTTTCGATCCAGGATCGGAACCGTGAGGCTCGGCCCGAGCAGAGACGCCCGCACATGGGAATGGCCGTTGTTGTCATGCCATGTCTGCTCGTGCATGTAGTGGCCTGACTCGGGTGCGATTCGATCAAAGCAGTGCTTGAGGTCGTGCTGAACGAGTCCCGGCTCGAACTCGGTCGTCGTGATTCCGGCCGTTGAGCCCAGGACGAACAACAGTGCGATTCCGTTGGTGATATCCGAGAAGTTCATGACTTCGATCAACTTGGGTGTCAGGTCAACGACATGGGCGTTTCCCAGTGTTTCCAGTTGAATCCTGTGTGTTTCGACGGGCATGACGCGGCATTGTACCGCGCGTCCCCTCCGGCGGAAGCAGAACCTGCGCGGCGTCCTGTCCGTTTCTGTTCAGTCATGAACGGAATTGGCGCCCGCATCTAACAAAAGAACCCGCTCCAGCGAGCGGGCTCTCTTGAAATGCGTATCGCTTTGCGAGGCAGGCGGATTACTTATTCGCCATTTCCTTCAAAGCCTTGAGGGCGAGCGCCTTGACGACATTTCGCGCGGGCTTCGCCTTGAACATCTGCTTTTCGCCGGTGAAGGGATTGATGCCTTCGCGAGCCTTGGTGGCCGGCTTGTGGATCCGCTTGATCTTGAGAAGGCCGGGAACGGTGAAGATGCCCGGCCCCTTCTTGCTGAGGTCGGCTTCGATCAGTGCCGACATGCCGCCGAAGACTGAAACAACCTGCGACCGGCTGAGGCCCGCGGTCTCGGCCAAGACCTTGTAGATCTCGCTCTTCGTGCGGGCCTTGGAGGCCGACGAGATCTTGATCTTCGCCGGCGCCTTGCTTGCTTTCTTCTTTGCCATGAAAAAATCCTTTCTTCACTGACTGTCTTGTCACGGCGGCGGGTGCGAACACATCGCGAGTCATTCAGCCGCACCGTGGGCTACTTCGTGGCAGCGCGGCGGTAAAATGCCAGAAAAACAGGCAACTTGCAAGCGTATCTTCAAGAAATGCCTAAAAAACAGGGGTTTCCTTACCGACGGCCGGGCGGAGCCATTTTGCGGCGGGATGCTCGTCCGACGATTGCGTGCGGGTCACGGAACAAGGGCCGGACCGGTCGATCTGAAGATCGTTCGATCGGGAAGCGGGTGTGAGAGTTGAATCAGTTCGTAGCCGTCGGGGAGCGGGATTCGGCGCAATACGCTCTCGGGCCGCTGCTGGATCTCCCGGCGTAGCCGAGGCCACAGAAACCGCCTGGTTTCTGGCGGGGTTTCGCCGGGCCAGCCGCCTTTGATCCAGTCCCAGGAACGATCGACTTCGGCGGTTTGAACGAGGTATTCGGCAGGTTTGTCGGCCTTGAGGAGCCCGTGATAATGCGCCAGCCGGGGCCAGAACGACTCGAACTCGATGGTCCTGCATTTTTGCCGCGAGAGATAGGAAAGCAGGTGTGCGTCGAGGGGTTCGGCCACGACGGGGTCCGCGCCTCGCGCGACGAGGCTTGATGCCACACGGTGAAGCGGATGCGACGCTCCGAGTTGGCGGTGCATCGCCAATTGCCCGGTCGCCCAGGCTCCGCAAAGGAGGACGGCAATCGCCCGGCCGAAGACGGGAAAGCGGTCGTTGACTGCGACGGCCGCGACGAGCCCGGGCAGGAACGCCCAGAGCGGAATGAGGTATCGAATCGTGGTGAAATCGAGGGTGCAACCGCCGAGGAGATAGAGTGCGACGCCGCAGACGACACAACCCATCAGGAGGATCGTGGGGGAATACCTGTCGGACTTCAATCTCAACAGGCGTTCGAGGCCCCCGTGCTCCTGTCGAACGAGGATCATCACGGCGGATATTGCGCAGCCGAGAATGATCCAATTTGATGCGATGACCCAGGCCGACGTCATCAGGTCGAGCGGCCGCACAACCGTGTCGCGACCGACGCCGACCAACTGAAGGAACGGCCGCGGATCGGCGCCGAAGAGAAGCGGAATGCCGTTGAGAAAATAGACGAGCGTCTCGCCGGTCATCCAGAGTGGACGGAATCCAAGCGGCAGGGACGGATCCAGCGAGCGTCCGGTGAGTGCCGTCATAACGGCATAGGCTATGGCGGGGGATGCACCGATCACCGCGCCAATGACGAGCGCGGCGTCCCGGGAGACGAGGCTCCTCGCGGTTTGAAACAGGCTTGTGCGGCGTTTGAGATAGATCGCCGAGGCGAGCGTTGCCGCCGAAAGGGTCAGCAGGGCGACGGGCTTCGGAAGCGCGCCGAGCAGCACGCGACTTTGTACTTTGTGATCCGCAATCCAAACGGCCCAGGTCAGATTCAGAGCGAGCACGGCGGCGAAAGCGGCGACGGGCAACGACGCGCGCCCCAGCGCATTTGTGAGGCGATGGTAGTGTTTTCCGGTGAGCGGACTGGCGGCGAGTTCGTCGAGCGGCCTGTTGAGCAGTGCGTGCACGGCGATGGGCACGAGGAAGAGCATCACCGCCGGGTTCAGCCAGAGTCCGGAACCGATCAACGCGCCGAAGACGGCTTTCCTGATATTACTCCTGCGTCGTGCGACGGTGCGGGCCGCGACGAACCACTCGGTATAACACCAGAGCAGCAGCGAGCCCCAGAGGAGAATCTCGATGTATGCGCCACGCGCCGAGATCGACCATTGCATGAACATCGGCGACGAGAGAATCAGGACTGACACGCCTGACAGCGCGCCGAGCCGGCCGAACCATCGCGTCAACATCAGGTATTGCACCGCGACCATCGCGGCAAGGAAGAGCGCCGGCCCGGTCCGCAGGGCGTGGATGGGATTGTCGAAAAACGGCGAGATCGCTGCGATGACAAACGCCTCGAGCGAGCCCATGTAACGCTGGCCGTAGAAGTAGATCGGCAGGCTGCGACCTTCGGCGATGTCCTGTGCCATGAGGCCGACGATGGCTTCGTCGGAGTGCAGGAGCGTTTCGCCGCGACTGATGAACGGCGCACGGGCGACCAGGGCGAGGGCGAAGAGCGCCACACAGATGACACCATCCAGTCGCGTCAACGGCTTTCGCGGCCAGGCTGTCTCGGTGTGCGAGCGAATCGGCGAGGGGCGATGATGGGTTTCGAAGGTGAGGATGGATGAATCGCTCGCGCCGGTGCGGTGCGTTCGCTCGGGACAGGTCGCGTCGATTGGGGCCGCGGCGCGGGTGTCCGCCGGCGTGGCGGGCTGAACTACCGACTGCTCGATCATGAGTCCCCCCGGGTTGGCGATAGCCACGCATAGTGCCCGTCGCATTGCGATGGTGCCCGCCGGATCGGCGCACTGCATCGGGCACATTCGCCGCGAAGCGAGAGATGACGGGCAGAGCGGTTACGACAATTTTCCAGTGCGAAGGATCGCGACGACCAGCCAGATGGCGATGAAGGATGCCAGGGCGTAGGCCACGAATCCGAGATAGCGAATCGGCACCCCGAATATCGGCACTTCCGCCTCCATCGAGAGGAGCATCGAGCCCCCCATGATGGTTGCCGCCATGATGATCGACAGCGCCAGCCGGTTGCTCGACCGATCCAGTTCGCTGGCCAGATAATCGAGATTTTCGTGGCGTATGTTGACCTGAAACCGTCCGCGTCCGATACCGCGCAGCATGTCGCGGATCAGCCGCGGACCGTCACGAAGAATGCCACCCAGATGCCAGGCAGTGAGGCCGGTCAGCCGGAAGATTCGCCGGCTGGAGAAGCGTTTGCGGACCATTACCGACAGCTTGGGCCTGAGCAGTTCGATGAGATTGAAATCCGGATCGAGCTGGAGGATCACTCCGGACACGACCGCAAGCGATTTGAAGAG
It encodes the following:
- a CDS encoding secondary thiamine-phosphate synthase enzyme YjbQ, with protein sequence MPVETHRIQLETLGNAHVVDLTPKLIEVMNFSDITNGIALLFVLGSTAGITTTEFEPGLVQHDLKHCFDRIAPESGHYMHEQTWHDNNGHSHVRASLLGPSLTVPILDRKPSLGTWQQIVLIDFDTQPRQRTIIVQVLGE
- a CDS encoding HU family DNA-binding protein — protein: MAKKKASKAPAKIKISSASKARTKSEIYKVLAETAGLSRSQVVSVFGGMSALIEADLSKKGPGIFTVPGLLKIKRIHKPATKAREGINPFTGEKQMFKAKPARNVVKALALKALKEMANK
- the rimO gene encoding 30S ribosomal protein S12 methylthiotransferase RimO, with protein sequence MTMPSVSFVSLGCPKNLVDSEKMLGMLAEAGCPIVGGDTGTGDVMIVNTCGFLAASRDEAVGILREAAEQKNRGEIKRLVVAGCLVQRDGRGLLEDVPEIDALVGVHNRADIVRAVTGVHLSRPGRGATAKTPASTGTTSGRTAAASTGGRTGSGDLFLGEYHANSWIGANKSDRARLRLTPVHYAYLRMSEGCNQKCTFCTIPSIRGPMHSKSVREIMAEARELITDGAVEINLLGQDTTSYGTDIAYEPGLSGLLRKLNTLEGVEWIRLMYAYPSDFTDDMIEAIADCEKVAKYIDMPLQHISDRVLKSMHRRVTRKQTESLLARLRERIPGVSIRTTFIAGFPGETDAEHRELREFIREFGFDMLGVFPYSNEPGTPAHRMKGHLPPALIQERVEDLMLTQQEVAFKRASARRGERLRVMIDSFGARGVYLARHEGQAPDVDSVVHVDGGEYDPGQFVDVKITGSRAYDLLAKPIVKGLPILGH
- the folE gene encoding GTP cyclohydrolase I FolE — translated: MGQVCPADFKIDKERIARAVREILAAIGDNPDREGLRDTPARVARMYEELFSGLRQDPRSLLMTVFTEKYDELVVLRDIPFNSMCEHHLMPFEGKAHVAYLPDGKVVGLSKLARVVDAYALRPQVQERLTTQIADVIMSELAAQGAAVVIEAVHTCMTCRGVKKPGSVMVTSAIRGVCAENSATRAEVMSLLHK
- a CDS encoding tetratricopeptide repeat protein, whose protein sequence is MFTNRRHPTPFLLALAALLMLCGDATLAWGQSRGARSGGNQATSIRRSGGNQATSVRRSGGNIGRSSHSFASAPRQVRSAPGVTRGQSLGSGVIRTQPRTTSITQSFGNGGTGQTLARSPRAISGQTTSTRPPSRIGSSSWASAQGAFQTRQGGSPNGVVRSNQSHSHSNSPAVVSPARPFGVNRNGLGVTGQAIRPSERPAGYRSTYRAGQPIGGRNLGAVSACGPTESRINNWSNPRRVGGFTGLPIRNGCIGEPRRVGSIVGCQPSYRYFPRGGYCGPGFGFGGGYFNYGGYAWRYPIYGGSTIISIGGSASDIYYDEDVFAPLSTDVEITEQEAEAYEAAAFDQYQRSQAALQDRALNDFGTRHTDASQPGTAPGEAEIHATPSAPTVDPAAVRIGEALGRGDRAFELGRYDEAREEYIRAIVWDGDDPSVRIALGLAEYSLGAYTDASIAIRRGVARSPSLATSAFDLRAAYGVEADFPAHLRMLSDHVAANPDDSDSKFLLGFIHYFSGRRDEGRRLLSEYLADITHDDSVREFIETARVTRP